A genomic segment from Dermacentor silvarum isolate Dsil-2018 chromosome 11, BIME_Dsil_1.4, whole genome shotgun sequence encodes:
- the LOC119433456 gene encoding LOW QUALITY PROTEIN: multidrug resistance-associated protein 1 (The sequence of the model RefSeq protein was modified relative to this genomic sequence to represent the inferred CDS: deleted 1 base in 1 codon), protein MGSFFCLTPVWDWDLTWNSAYPRFTGCFESTVLAYLPGSVLLLFGFVPWILCDAGSKKCPVMRTKPLSLTPLSLLRFLLSLLLALVYGFSFICKLTMDVPYSSWASLTADLVRCVTFAITLIMQEHNRRQGAGSSNLMMFFWFVAAFFQLPEYFHYLEDVFRDDVDLPDVFPIEFAVSMSAYPIVVVQFVLSCLTDVRPDTKRPYLTAGPLSSLMFTWMTPLIVRGFRRSLELIDLFKARPELVTRVKHDEWSVYWNKELDSAGYKAQDGSCEYEKPTPSLFRTMRKAFWKPVLLGCTLAMIRTLVRTAPALLLHLITGYMASDEPTWKGVMYAVGIVTANFITAMFVRHIDCTLSLTGLGMKAAVIGAVYRKALKISSEGQQDYTVGEMVNLVSVDADRVFRLAASFGFVASAPLLIIISVVLLWQYLGVACLAGIGVMVVIMPLVLVVMSLGHKYQAAQMKLKDKRIKSMSEILNSIKILKLFAWENPFMGKIESLRSQEVSLLKKYSYLTAFSCFCMTCSSVLVALSSFVTYVLISDKNILNPTVTFVSLTLFNQMRYSMFLIPDFISNAIQTNVAFGRIRKFLMSSEIDRCAVSRRPKDGEDITIKGATMSWSWDKECVLHDINLSVKTGELLAIVGPVGSGKSSLLSALLGDLRIRSGSVDCIEDVAYVPQCPWIQNKTVRDNILFTKSYDGKLYEKVLRACCLEKDLEILPGGDLTEIGEKGINLSGGQKQRVSLARAAYQRKGLYLFDDPLSAVDAHVGAAIFKDLMGPRGLLKGVTRVLVTHNLSVLPDVDRIVVMRGGSIVESGTYQELKEEGSVLSELLKEFVKKKKKRKQSEHGEDSGPETDAKSEGKPEKEEMNIIQKEIVEEGSIKMRVYLNYIKHAGPLLVFTLLFYAAFRAIDIYTGIWLSEWSTDPPLPDGTQNIPLRNYRIMVYAILCVCQSLTGFVGVALLWRVALSASTRLHGLMLSGVMRAPLSFFDATPSGRILNRFGKDVDQLDVQLPMVGNFFLEFLIQIVGMIVLISINLPIFILIAIPVIVSFVLLRQVYVKSLRQVKRLESVTRSPVNNHLAETVTGLSSVRSYGVQRIFVDDNDRKVDVTQNCTVNSLHCNYWMQIRLEIIGDILLITMLLLLVTNRDNIDAGMAGLMVSYSLNTIAPFNYLIYFSTELEANLVSAERLDEYRRLTPEAPWCLGWSPDPAWPRDGAVCFRSYSTRYREGLDLALNNINLDIRAGEKIGVVGRTGAGKSTMTLSLFRIVERCEGQIVVDGIDISTLGLHDLRSRITIIPQDPVLFHGTLRYNLDPTGTHGSEELWIALERAHLKDAFEEAGLDFQVTEGGLNLSVGQRQLVCLARAVLRKTKILVLDEATASVDMETDMLVQQTLREHMVDCTVITIAHRLHTVLHSDRVVVMEQGCIVEVGEPAKLLADGHTSFHSMAREAGLVSDGRSASEPEA, encoded by the exons ATGGGGTCTTTTTTCTGCCTGACGCCCGTCTGGGACTGGGACCTGACCTGGAATTCGGCTTACCCTCGCTTTACCGGCTGCTTCGAGTCGACCGTGCTTGCCTACCTGCCGGGAAGTGTGCTGCTCCTCTTCGGATTCGTGCCATGGATTCTGTGCGACGCCGGAAGCAAGAAGTGTCCCGTGATGAGGACAAAACCCTTGTCCCTGACTCCT TTGAGCCTCCTGCGCTTCCTGCTCAGCCTCCTGCTGGCCCTCGTGTACGGATTCTCCTTCATCTGCAAGCTGACCATGGACGTGCCGTACTCCTCTTGGGCGTCGCTGACGGCAGACCTGGTTCGCTGCGTCACGTTCGCGATCACGCTGATCATGCAGGAGCACAACCGCCGGCAAGGCGCCGGGTCTTCGAACTTGATGATGTTCTTCTGGTTCGTGGCGGCGTTCTTTCAGCTTCCCGAGTACTTCCACTACCTCGAGGACGTCTTCCGAGACGACGTGGACCTGCCGGATGTGTTCCCCATTGAATTTGCTGTCAGCATGTCGGCCTACCCGATTGTGGTGGTGCAGTTCGTTCTTTCCTGTCTAACCGACGTCCGTCCTGACACCAAAAGGCCGTATCTGACCGCCGGGCCGCTTTCTTCGTTGATGTTCACGTGGATGACGCCGCTGATTGTGAGAGGTTTCCGGCGAAGCCTGGAACTTATCGACCTGTTCAAAGCGAGGCCGGAGTTAGTGACGCGGGTGAAACATGACGAATGGAGTGTCTACTGGAATAAGGAGCTGGATTCAGCGGGCTACAAGGCGCAAGACGGCTCTTGCGAGTATGAGAAGCCGACACCATCGCTCTTCAGAACCATGCGAAAAGCCTTCTGGAAGCCGGTTCTACTTGGTTGTACCCTGGCTATGATTCGGACACTTGTGAGGACTGCTCCTGCGTTGCTGCTTCACCTCATTACGGGCTACATGGCTAGCGACGAGCCCACGTGGAAAGGTGTCATGTATGCGGTCGGAATAGTAACCGCCAACTTCATAACAGCCATGTTCGTGCGCCACATTGACTGTACACTTTCCCTGACTGGTCTCGGCATGAAAGCTGCTGTCATTGGTGCTGTTTACAGGAAGGCGTTGAAGATTTCTAGCGAGGGGCAGCAAGATTACACAGTCGGTGAAATGGTGAATTTGGTTTCTGTGGACGCTGACCGTGTCTTTAGACTGGCAGCGTCTTTTGGTTTTGTTGCCTCCGCACCACTGCTAATCATTATCTCCGTAGTGCTTCTATGGCAGTACTTGGGCGTCGCCTGCCTGGCTGGGATTGGCGTCATGGTCGTTATCATGCCTCTTGTTCTTGTCGTGATGAGCCTTGGTCACAAGTACCAGGCAGCACAGATGAAGCTCAAGGACAAGAGAATCAAGAGCATGTCGGAAATACTAAACAGCATTAAGATCCTGAAGTTGTTCGCCTGGGAAAACCCATTCATGGGCAAAATCGAAAGTCTACGTTCGCAAGAGGTTTCTTTGCTTAAAAAGTACTCGTACCTTACCGCCTTCAGTTGCTTTTGCATGACTTGCTCTTCCGTGCTCGTTGCCTTGTCGAGTTTTGTGACATACGTGCTGATCAGCGACAAGAACATTCTGAACCCAACCGTGACGTTTGTTTCTCTGACGCTCTTCAATCAGATGCGCTACTCTATGTTCTTAATCCCGGACTTCATTTCGAACGCAATACAAACCAACGTGGCTTTTGGCAGGATAAGAAAATTCCTGATGTCATCTGAAATAGACCGGTGCGCGGTGTCCCGAAGACCGAAAGATGGCGAAGACATCACAATAAAAGGTGCGACAATGTCTTGGTCGTGGGACAAAGAATGTGTTCTTCACGACATCAACTTATCTGTGAAAACTGGCGAGCTTCTTGCAATTGTCGGTCCCGTCGGGAGTGGGAAGTCATCACTTCTCTCCGCTCTGCTCGGAGATCTTAGGATCCGGTCTGGATCAGTGGACTGCATTGAAGACGTAGCCTACGTTCCCCAGTGCCCCTGGATTCAAAACAAAACAGTGAGAGACAATATTCTGTTTACAAAGAGCTACGATGGTAAACTCTACGAAAAAGTTCTGAGAGCATGCTGCCTTGAAAAAGACCTCGAAATATTGCCGGGTGGTGATCTGACGGAGATAGGCGAGAAGGGCATCAACCTCAGTGGTGGCCAGAAGCAGAGAGTAAGCTTAGCGCGAGCCGCTTATCAACGCAAAGGCCTTTATCTTTTCGATGATCCTTTAAGTGCCGTTGATGCTCATGTTGGCGCGGCCATATTCAAGGACCTTATGGGTCCGCGAGGCCTTCTGAAAGGCGTGACGAGAGTCCTGGTTACTCATAATCTTTCAGTCCTGCCTGACGTTGATCGAATTGTCGTTATGAGAGGAGGTTCGATAGTCGAGAGTGGCACCTACCAAGAGCTTAAGGAGGAAGGCAGCGTTCTGTCAGAACTGCTCAAGGAATtcgtaaagaagaagaagaagcgtaaGCAGTCAGAACACGGAGAGGATTCTGGCCCCGAAACGGACGCCAAGTCGGAAGGAAAACCTGAGAAGGAGGAGATGAATATTATCCAGAAAGAGATAGTGGAGGAGGGCTCTATCAAGATGAGAGTGTACCTGAACTATATCAAACACGCAGGCCCGCTCCTCGTTTTCACGCTTCTTTTCTACGCCGCCTTCAGGGCCATCGACATCTACACTGGCATCTGGCTCAGTGAGTGGAGCACAGATCCTCCGCTTCCAGATGGAACTCAGAACATTCCTTTGAGAAACTACAGAATAATGGTCTACGCCATCTTGTGTGTCTGCCAGAGTCTGACGGGCTTCGTTGGTGTGGCGCTGCTATGGAGGGTCGCTCTTTCGGCGTCAACGAGGCTGCATGGCTTGATGCTTTCCGGAGTCATGAGAGCTCCTCTATCTTTCTTTGACGCCACTCCGTCGGGTCGCATTTTGAACCGGTTTGGCAAAGATGTCGACCAGCTCGACGTCCAACTTCCCATGGTGGGCAACTTTTTTCTGGAGTTTCTCATCCAAATTGTCGGCATGATAGTGCTGATTTCCATAAACCTTCCAATATTCATTCTTATTGCCATACCGGTCATCGTGTCATTCGTTCTGCTGCGACAAGTGTATGTCAAGTCTCTACGCCAAGTCAAACGACTTGAGTCAGTGACCCGATCGCCCGTGAACAACCATCTTGCCGAGACCGTGACCGGCCTATCGAGCGTACGGAGTTACGGCGTGCAACGGATCTTCGTCGACGACAATGACCGCAAGGTCGACGTGACGCAAAACTGCACCGTCAACAGCCTGCACTGCAACTACTGGATGCAGATACGGCTCGAAATAATCGGCGACATTCTGCTCATCACAATGCTCCTGCTTCTAGTTACCAACAGGGACAACATCGATGCCGGCATGGCTGGCCTTATGGTATCTTACTCGCTTAACACGATTGCGCCATTTAACTACCTCATTTACTTCTCGACCGAACTGGAGGCAAACCTGGTCTCTGCCGAGCGCCTGGACGAGTACAGGAGGCTCACCCCAGAAGCTCCTTGGTGTCTCGGCTGGAGTCCTGATCCTGCGTGGCCGCGAGACGGAGCCGTGTGCTTCAGGTCTTATTCCACTCGTTACAGAGAGGGCTTGGATCTAGCGTTGAATAATATAAACCTCGACATACGAGCAGGCGAAAAGATTGGAGTCGTTGGCCGAACAGGAGCCGGGAAATCGACCATGACCCTCAGTCTCTTCCGGATTGTGGAGAGGTGCGAGGGCCAAATTGTTGTGGACGGCATCGACATCTCGACGCTCGGTTTGCACGACCTACGCTCCCGGATTACAATCATTCCGCAGGATCCAGTGCTGTTCCACGGCACGCTCCGTTACAACCTGGATCCTACCGGCACCCATGGCAGCGAAGAACTGTGGATCGCTCTGGAAAGGGCACACCTCAAAGACGCCTTCGAGGAAGCAGGCCTCGACTTCCAAGTGACCGAAGGTGGACTGAATCTGAGCGTGGGACAGAGACAGTTGGTGTGCCTAGCCCGCGCCGTCCTAAGAAAGACAAAGATTCTGGTTCTGGACGAAGCCACGGCCTCGGTGGACATGGAGACCGACATGCTGGTGCAGCAGACGCTGCGCGAGCACATGGTGGACTGTACTGTCATCACGATCGCGCACAGGCTACACACGGTGCTTCACTCGGACCGGGTCGTAGTCATGGAACAGGGCTGCATCGTGGAGGTAGGCGAACCGGCCAAGTTGCTCGCCGACGGCCACACCTCGTTCCATTCGATGGCTCGGGAGGCGGGACTCGTGTCGGACGGAAGGTCCGCCAGTGAACCCGAAGCTTGA